The proteins below come from a single Garra rufa chromosome 25, GarRuf1.0, whole genome shotgun sequence genomic window:
- the fancf gene encoding Fanconi anemia group F protein, with product MEAVLRHLTNILELLAVSQTDRVSEWDHHTTLRAFQWAEYCEQLHSRFQSNPTVRSALESGLNDTNQRLQDTLPSYSPVVFSELAQCQYMLLVHLLTNPSAENSVMQMLFTDAQESQLDQNSLITCKSAFTVLCRTLDRTNVSHDGLPAEAVVRGKLLGKLLNSILSRSGNDEYARTLLDCILHDSAGKLESLYDIIAAAFHSNVDETYSATQLFILDWLRDHDVCFTKLCRSLSPGVCTVLSRQSSEFKQAYWGVLKHWASCLEYEVLESLWVPTSDGQVSFNTLTDRFKDLLNSGPPLKEETKTELKTLKREAGDFSVKGINIWTDVIIQLKM from the coding sequence ATGGAGGCTGTGTTGAGACACCTAACCAACATCCTGGAGTTACTGGCCGTGTCTCAAACGGACCGCGTCAGTGAATGGGACCATCACACAACGCTCCGGGCGTTTCAGTGGGCTGAGTACTGCGAGCAGCTCCACTCCCGCTTCCAGTCCAACCCTACGGTTCGATCCGCGCTGGAGTCCGGTCTGAATGACACCAACCAGCGCCTGCAGGATACTCTGCCGTCCTACTCTCCAGTCGTGTTCTCTGAACTGGCTCAGTGTCAATATATGCTGCTCGTTCATTTACTTACAAACCCTTCTGCTGAGAACTCCGTTATGCAAATGCTTTTCACAGATGCACAAGAATCACAGCTTGATCAGAACAGCCTCATCACGTGCAAATCAGCGTTTACTGTGTTATGCCGCACGCTGGACAGGACTAACGTTAGTCATGATGGGTTACCAGCTGAAGCAGTGGTCAGAGGCAAACTTCTCGGGAAGCTCTTGAACTCTATACTGAGTCGGTCTGGTAATGATGAGTATGCGAGAACACTGCTGGATTGCATCCTTCATGACAGCGCGGGAAAACTGGAAAGCCTTTATGACATCATCGCAGCTGCGTTCCATTCGAATGTTGACGAAACGTACTCCGCCACTCAGCTCTTCATCCTCGACTGGCTGCGAGACCACGATGTATGTTTCACTAAACTGTGCAGATCTCTGTCTCCTGGGGTTTGTACTGTCCTCTCCCGACAGTCTTCAGAGTTTAAACAGGCATATTGGGGTGTTTTAAAACACTGGGCGTCTTGCTTGGAGTATGAGGTCTTGGAGAGTCTATGGGTGCCGACATCAGATGGACAAGTTAGCTTTAACACGCTGACTGATCGATTCAAAGATTTATTGAATTCAGGACCACCTTTAAAAGAAGAGACAAAAACTGAACTCAAAACACTCAAACGCGAAGCTGGAGACTTCAGTGTGAAAGGCATTAATATATGGACTGATGTAATCATCCAGCTGAAGATGTAA